One genomic segment of Mycolicibacterium chubuense NBB4 includes these proteins:
- a CDS encoding FGGY family carbohydrate kinase, whose translation MSEPLLAIDQGTSGTKAVVVDGRGAVLATAEIALRPEYLPGGGVEQDPEAMFQSVVTAGRQALAQAGVPVAAVALANQGETVLAWDRATGRPLTPAIVWQDRRAESLCATLADHSDDVAHRTGLVLDPYFSAPKMAWVRANLTPDGVVTTTDTWLVHRLCGAFVTDASTASRSLLTGLDAVTWDDDLLALFGLSGEALPDIVGSDEIVGHTDVFGPTLPVAGLIVDQQAALLAESCLDPGSAKCTYGTGAFLLAQLGAEPVRSRWGLTTSVAWRLRDRVSYCADGQVYTAASAVRWAVDLGLVPSAAEIDSVAAESSDGVLCVPALAGLAAPWWNSAATASFTGMTLSSGRGQLVRALLEGIAAQVTALTDLVSADLGRPLTRLRVDGGLTRSAVLMQAQADLARMPVDVYPSLHATALGAAACARLACDADLAVADAVGPWEAQHTYQPRWSADRAADFLGRWRGAVEETTS comes from the coding sequence GTGAGCGAACCCCTCCTGGCCATCGACCAGGGCACCTCGGGCACCAAGGCCGTCGTCGTCGACGGGCGGGGAGCGGTCCTCGCCACGGCCGAGATCGCCCTGCGCCCTGAGTATCTGCCCGGAGGCGGCGTCGAGCAGGATCCCGAAGCGATGTTCCAGTCGGTCGTGACGGCGGGACGTCAGGCCCTCGCGCAGGCCGGCGTGCCCGTCGCCGCGGTGGCACTGGCCAATCAGGGCGAAACGGTGCTCGCGTGGGACCGCGCCACCGGACGCCCGCTGACCCCTGCGATCGTCTGGCAGGACCGGCGCGCGGAGTCGCTCTGCGCCACGCTGGCCGACCACTCCGACGACGTCGCGCACCGCACCGGGCTGGTGCTCGATCCGTACTTCTCCGCGCCGAAGATGGCGTGGGTTCGCGCGAACCTGACCCCCGACGGCGTGGTGACGACCACCGACACGTGGCTCGTCCACCGACTGTGCGGCGCATTCGTCACCGACGCGTCCACCGCCAGCCGGTCGCTGCTGACCGGACTGGACGCGGTGACCTGGGACGACGACCTGCTCGCGTTGTTCGGGCTGTCCGGAGAAGCCCTGCCCGACATCGTCGGGAGCGACGAGATCGTCGGCCACACAGACGTTTTCGGGCCGACGCTGCCGGTGGCCGGTCTGATCGTCGATCAACAGGCCGCGCTGCTGGCCGAGAGCTGCCTCGACCCGGGATCCGCGAAGTGCACCTATGGCACCGGGGCGTTCCTGCTGGCGCAACTCGGGGCCGAACCGGTGCGGTCCCGATGGGGGTTGACGACGTCGGTGGCCTGGCGGCTGCGTGACCGGGTCTCCTACTGTGCGGACGGCCAGGTCTACACCGCAGCCTCGGCCGTGCGGTGGGCCGTCGACCTGGGCCTGGTGCCCTCTGCCGCCGAAATCGATTCCGTGGCAGCCGAATCCAGCGACGGCGTGCTGTGCGTGCCGGCTCTGGCCGGCCTCGCCGCCCCGTGGTGGAACTCGGCCGCCACCGCGTCGTTCACCGGCATGACGTTGTCCAGCGGCCGCGGACAGCTGGTGCGCGCGCTGCTCGAAGGCATCGCCGCCCAGGTGACGGCTCTGACCGATCTGGTGTCGGCGGACCTCGGCCGCCCGCTCACCCGGTTGCGGGTCGACGGCGGACTGACGCGGTCTGCGGTGCTGATGCAGGCGCAGGCCGACCTGGCGCGCATGCCCGTCGACGTGTATCCGTCGCTGCACGCCACCGCGCTCGGCGCGGCGGCGTGCGCACGCCTCGCGTGCGATGCCGACCTCGCCGTCGCCGACGCCGTCGGACCGTGGGAGGCGCAACACACCTATCAACCCCGGTGGTCAGCCGATCGCGCCGCCGACTTCCTCGGCAGGTGGCGAGGAGCTGTAGAGGAGACCACGTCATGA
- a CDS encoding NAD(P)/FAD-dependent oxidoreductase, with protein MSSDVISDVIVVGAGIVGCAIARALAATQLSVTLVEARADVGDGTSKANTALLHTGFDATPGTLESRLVARGYDLLGAYAEQTGIPVERTGAMLVAWTEEEADALPGLMVKAERNGYRECGIVRADEIYRRVPDLGPGALAGLAVPGESIICTWTTNLALATDAVARGARLLRGARVTAAVHGPEYTTLRTTRGDLRGRWVINAAGLGADRLDAEFGYHRFTVTPRRGELLVFDKLTRPMVPLIVLAVPSSRGKGVLVSPTIYGNVMVGPTSENLEDRTATGTSEEGFEFLVAKGRALMPALFDEEITATYAGLRAAIDHDDYLIDVDRAARYVLVGGIRSTGLTSGMAVAEHVAGLLDEAGVDVTERDHLPAPPRMPNIGEAGMRPYQDAERIAADPEYGRIVCFCERVSAGEIRDTFDSSIPPADLDGLRRRTRVMNGRCQGFYCGAHTAELLAAGAAR; from the coding sequence ATGAGCAGCGACGTCATCAGCGACGTCATCGTCGTCGGGGCCGGGATCGTCGGATGTGCGATCGCCCGGGCGCTGGCGGCCACGCAGCTGTCGGTCACGCTCGTCGAGGCGCGCGCCGATGTCGGCGACGGCACCAGCAAGGCCAATACGGCGCTGCTGCACACCGGCTTCGACGCGACCCCGGGCACGCTGGAATCTCGTCTCGTCGCCCGCGGCTACGACCTTCTCGGCGCCTATGCCGAGCAGACCGGCATCCCGGTGGAGCGCACCGGCGCGATGCTGGTGGCCTGGACGGAGGAGGAGGCGGACGCGCTCCCCGGGCTGATGGTCAAGGCCGAACGCAACGGCTATCGAGAGTGCGGCATCGTGCGCGCCGACGAGATCTACCGCCGCGTACCCGATCTGGGGCCCGGCGCGCTGGCCGGCCTCGCGGTGCCGGGCGAGTCGATCATCTGCACGTGGACCACGAATCTCGCCTTGGCGACCGACGCCGTCGCGCGCGGTGCCCGGCTGCTGCGCGGTGCCCGGGTGACCGCGGCCGTCCACGGGCCCGAGTACACGACGCTGCGCACCACGCGCGGCGACCTGCGCGGCCGGTGGGTGATCAACGCGGCAGGGCTGGGCGCCGACCGGCTCGACGCCGAATTCGGCTACCACCGCTTCACGGTCACGCCGCGCCGCGGCGAGCTGCTGGTGTTCGACAAGCTGACGCGGCCGATGGTGCCGCTCATCGTGCTGGCGGTGCCGTCGTCTCGCGGCAAGGGGGTGCTGGTCAGCCCGACGATCTACGGCAACGTCATGGTGGGCCCGACGTCGGAGAATCTCGAGGACCGCACTGCCACAGGCACATCCGAGGAGGGCTTCGAGTTCCTCGTGGCCAAGGGCCGCGCGTTGATGCCCGCACTGTTCGACGAGGAGATCACCGCGACGTACGCGGGACTGCGCGCCGCCATCGATCACGACGACTACCTCATCGACGTCGATCGCGCGGCACGATACGTGCTCGTCGGCGGGATCCGTTCGACCGGGCTGACATCCGGCATGGCGGTCGCCGAACACGTCGCAGGCCTCCTCGATGAGGCCGGCGTCGACGTCACCGAACGCGACCACCTGCCCGCGCCGCCGCGGATGCCCAACATCGGCGAGGCCGGCATGCGGCCCTACCAGGACGCCGAACGCATCGCGGCCGACCCCGAATACGGCCGCATCGTGTGCTTCTGCGAGCGGGTCAGCGCCGGCGAGATCCGCGACACGTTCGACTCCTCCATCCCGCCCGCCGACCTCGACGGCCTGCGCCGCCGTACCCGGGTGATGAACGGACGCTGCCAGGGCTTCTACTGCGGCGCGCACACCGCTGAATTGCTGGCCGCCGGGGCGGCGCGATGA
- a CDS encoding NAD(P)/FAD-dependent oxidoreductase, producing MNHVAVAIVGGGPSGLTAATALAAQVDGEILVLEREARTGGIPRHSDHLGYGMRDLRRFITGPAYAGRLTAMASEAGAVLETEAMVTGWAGDRTLQITSPRGVRTVTADAVILATGARERPRPARLIPGDRPDGVYTTGQLQNLVHLHHGRVGERAVIVGAELVSWSAVLTLREAGCATAAMITGHRRAEAYAAFRVPGRLLMDGPVLTHSRLVAIHGKGRVRSVTVERTDTGERREIACDTVVFTGDWIPDHELARTAGLQMDRGTRGPVVDAALRTSKPGVFAVGNLCHPVDTADGAALDGRHVASAVAAWLRSGDEADISPAAAQIRTEAPLRWVAPQLVSSDGGLPARGDLLLWTDEYRRLPRLRATQDGRVLAVKRTPWPAAPGRIFRAPWSLVADADPKGGDITLSLA from the coding sequence ATGAACCACGTCGCGGTCGCCATCGTCGGAGGCGGGCCCTCGGGGCTGACCGCCGCGACGGCGCTCGCAGCCCAGGTCGACGGCGAGATCCTCGTGCTCGAGCGCGAAGCCCGCACCGGTGGGATTCCGCGGCACAGCGACCATCTCGGTTACGGCATGCGCGATCTGCGGCGCTTCATCACAGGACCCGCCTACGCCGGGCGCCTCACCGCGATGGCCTCCGAGGCCGGCGCTGTGCTCGAGACCGAGGCGATGGTGACGGGGTGGGCCGGCGACCGCACGCTGCAGATCACCTCACCGCGGGGAGTGCGCACCGTCACCGCCGACGCGGTGATCCTCGCGACGGGAGCGCGGGAGCGCCCGCGCCCCGCCCGCCTGATCCCCGGCGACCGACCCGACGGCGTGTACACCACCGGTCAGCTGCAGAACCTGGTGCACCTGCACCACGGCCGGGTCGGTGAGCGCGCCGTGATCGTCGGCGCGGAACTGGTCAGCTGGTCGGCGGTGCTGACGCTGCGTGAAGCCGGTTGCGCGACAGCCGCGATGATCACCGGACACCGCCGCGCCGAGGCCTATGCCGCGTTCCGCGTGCCCGGCCGGCTGCTGATGGACGGACCCGTGCTGACACACAGCAGGCTGGTCGCCATCCACGGCAAGGGCCGGGTGCGCTCCGTCACCGTCGAGCGGACCGACACCGGTGAACGGCGCGAGATCGCCTGCGACACCGTCGTATTCACCGGAGACTGGATTCCCGACCATGAGCTGGCCCGCACCGCCGGCCTGCAGATGGACCGCGGGACCCGCGGACCGGTCGTCGACGCCGCGCTGCGCACCAGCAAGCCCGGGGTGTTCGCAGTCGGCAACCTGTGCCACCCCGTCGACACCGCCGACGGCGCCGCGCTCGACGGTCGCCACGTCGCGTCGGCGGTGGCGGCGTGGCTGCGCAGCGGCGACGAGGCCGACATCAGCCCCGCCGCGGCGCAGATCCGCACCGAGGCGCCGCTGAGATGGGTTGCGCCGCAGCTCGTCTCGTCCGACGGCGGGCTCCCGGCGCGCGGGGACCTGTTGCTGTGGACCGACGAATACCGCCGGCTGCCCCGGCTGCGTGCCACGCAGGACGGCCGGGTGCTTGCGGTCAAGCGCACGCCCTGGCCGGCCGCTCCCGGGCGCATCTTCCGGGCACCCTGGTCGCTGGTCGCCGACGCCGACCCCAAGGGCGGCGACATCACGCTGTCGTTGGCGTAG
- a CDS encoding vWA domain-containing protein, protein MAVRRTRPPQPLAPHGIPGHLVEFVEALRGSGISVGPSETVDAGRVMSVLGLGDRGALREGIACAVLRRPDHRETYDALFDLYFPAALGARTVLDEDGADDSDGLPPEDIEALRGALVDMLSGNDELADVDERLAAMIAQIVEAYGRYNSSRGPSYSSYQALKAMSLDDLEGRLLAGLLAPYGEEPTPTQEQIAKALAAQRIAQLRKMVEAETKRRTAEQLGRKHVQTYGVPQLAENVEFLRASGEQLRQMRRVVAPLARTLATRLAARRRRSRAGEIDLRKTLRKSMSTGGVPIDVVLKKPHPARPELVVLCDVSGSVAGFSHFTLLLVHALRQQFSRVRVFAFIDTTDEVTELFGPDSDLAVAVQRITREAGVYTRDGHSDYGHAFVSFLDKYPNVLSPRSSLLVLGDGRNNYRNPESELLAHMVNASRHAHWLNPEPRHLWGSGDSAVPRYEDVITMHECRSAKQLASVIDALLPV, encoded by the coding sequence ATGGCCGTCCGACGCACCCGGCCGCCGCAGCCGCTGGCGCCCCACGGGATTCCCGGCCATCTGGTCGAGTTCGTGGAAGCGCTTCGCGGGTCGGGCATTTCGGTGGGCCCGTCGGAGACCGTCGACGCCGGACGGGTGATGAGCGTTCTCGGCCTGGGGGACCGCGGGGCGCTGCGCGAGGGGATCGCATGCGCGGTACTGCGCCGCCCCGACCACCGCGAGACGTACGACGCGCTGTTCGACCTGTATTTCCCGGCGGCGCTGGGCGCCAGGACGGTGCTCGACGAGGACGGCGCGGATGACTCCGACGGCCTGCCGCCGGAGGACATCGAGGCACTGCGCGGCGCGCTGGTCGACATGCTCAGCGGCAATGACGAACTAGCCGACGTCGACGAGCGGCTGGCGGCGATGATCGCCCAGATCGTCGAGGCGTACGGGCGGTACAACTCCAGCCGGGGTCCGTCGTATTCGTCCTACCAGGCGCTCAAGGCGATGAGCCTCGACGATCTCGAGGGCCGGCTGCTGGCCGGTCTGCTCGCACCCTACGGGGAGGAGCCGACGCCGACGCAGGAGCAGATCGCCAAAGCGCTTGCCGCCCAGCGCATCGCGCAGCTGCGCAAGATGGTCGAGGCCGAGACCAAGCGGCGCACCGCCGAACAGCTGGGCCGCAAGCACGTGCAGACCTACGGCGTGCCCCAACTGGCCGAGAACGTCGAGTTCCTGCGGGCCTCGGGCGAACAGCTGCGTCAGATGCGCCGGGTGGTGGCCCCGCTGGCACGCACGCTGGCCACCCGGCTGGCCGCCCGCCGGCGACGCTCCCGCGCCGGCGAGATCGATTTGCGCAAGACGCTGCGCAAGTCGATGTCGACGGGCGGCGTGCCGATCGACGTCGTGCTCAAGAAGCCGCATCCCGCGCGCCCCGAGTTGGTCGTGCTCTGCGACGTGTCCGGCTCCGTGGCGGGTTTCAGCCACTTCACGCTGCTGCTGGTTCATGCGCTGCGCCAACAGTTCTCGCGTGTTCGCGTGTTCGCCTTCATCGACACCACCGACGAGGTCACCGAACTCTTCGGGCCCGACTCAGACCTGGCGGTCGCGGTGCAGCGCATCACCCGCGAGGCGGGCGTCTACACCCGCGACGGCCATTCGGATTATGGTCACGCGTTCGTGTCGTTCCTCGACAAGTATCCGAACGTGTTGTCGCCGCGCAGTTCTCTGCTGGTGCTCGGCGACGGCCGCAACAACTACCGCAATCCCGAGAGCGAACTGCTGGCCCACATGGTCAATGCCAGCAGGCATGCGCACTGGCTCAACCCCGAGCCCCGGCACCTGTGGGGCAGCGGCGATTCGGCGGTGCCCCGCTACGAGGACGTCATCACCATGCACGAGTGCCGGTCGGCCAAGCAGCTGGCTTCGGTGATCGACGCACTGCTGCCCGTCTAG
- a CDS encoding AAA family ATPase, whose product MSVPARPAPLFADIDDVARRLAETGYLPDTATATAVFLADRLGKPLLVEGPAGVGKTELARAIAQATGSGLVRLQCYEGVDEARALYEWNHAKQILRIQAGSGDWDQTKMDVFSEEFLLSRPLLTAIRRTEPTVLLIDETDKADIEIEGLLLEVLSDFAVTVPELGTIVAERKPLVVLTSNATRELSEALKRRCLFLHIDFPDADLERRILLSRVPELPEHLAEELVRIVGVLRGMALKKLPSVAETIDWARTVLALGLDTVDDEVIAATLGVVLKHQSDQIKAAGELRLN is encoded by the coding sequence GTGAGCGTCCCAGCACGCCCGGCGCCGCTGTTCGCCGACATCGACGATGTCGCGCGACGGCTGGCCGAGACCGGTTACCTGCCCGACACCGCCACCGCGACTGCGGTGTTCCTCGCCGACCGGCTGGGTAAGCCGCTGCTCGTCGAAGGGCCGGCGGGCGTCGGCAAGACCGAACTGGCCCGCGCCATCGCCCAGGCCACCGGTTCGGGGCTGGTGCGGCTGCAGTGCTACGAGGGCGTCGATGAGGCCCGCGCACTCTACGAGTGGAACCACGCCAAGCAGATCCTGCGTATCCAGGCGGGGTCGGGCGATTGGGACCAGACCAAGATGGACGTCTTCTCCGAAGAGTTTCTGCTCTCCCGTCCGCTGCTAACGGCGATCCGGCGCACCGAGCCGACGGTGCTGCTGATCGACGAGACCGACAAGGCCGACATCGAGATCGAAGGCCTGCTGCTCGAGGTGCTCAGCGACTTCGCCGTGACGGTGCCGGAACTGGGCACTATCGTCGCCGAACGCAAGCCGCTGGTGGTGCTGACGTCGAATGCGACCCGCGAGCTGTCCGAGGCGCTCAAGCGTCGCTGCCTGTTCCTGCACATCGACTTCCCGGATGCCGACCTCGAACGCCGTATCCTGCTGTCCCGGGTGCCCGAGTTGCCGGAGCACCTGGCGGAGGAGCTGGTGCGCATCGTCGGGGTGCTGCGCGGCATGGCCTTGAAGAAGCTGCCGTCGGTCGCCGAGACCATCGACTGGGCCCGCACCGTGTTGGCGCTGGGCCTCGATACCGTCGACGACGAGGTGATCGCCGCGACACTGGGTGTCGTGCTCAAGCACCAGTCGGATCAGATCAAGGCCGCCGGGGAGCTGAGGCTCAACTGA
- a CDS encoding glutamate-5-semialdehyde dehydrogenase: protein MSLHAPERSVGSQAVADDLRGQVHDAARRARVASRALATLSTDAKNRALRTAADHVLMNTRAILEANEADLAAAREAGTADAMLDRLALSPTRVEGIADGLRQVAGLADPIGEVLRGRTLPNGLQLRQQRVPLGVVGIVYEGRPNVTVDAFGLTLKSGNAVLLRGSSSAARSNAALVDALRAALATEDLDVDAVQLLPSHDRASVTHLIQARGLVDVVIPRGGAGLIDAVVRDAQVPTIETGVGNCHVYVHSSADLEMAERILLNAKTRRPSVCNAAETLLVDAAVADIAVPRLTGALRDAGVTVHADPSEDELRAEFLSLDIALAVVGGIDAAIAHINEYGTGHTEAIVTTDLAAAQRFTERVDAAAVMVNASTAFTDGEQFGFGAEIGISTQKLHARGPMGLPELTSTKWIVWGDGQIRPA from the coding sequence ATGAGTCTGCATGCACCGGAGCGCAGCGTCGGTTCGCAGGCGGTGGCCGACGATCTGCGCGGGCAGGTGCATGACGCGGCCCGCCGCGCTCGTGTCGCGTCGCGCGCGCTGGCGACACTGAGCACCGACGCCAAGAACCGTGCGTTGCGTACCGCCGCCGACCACGTGCTGATGAACACGCGCGCGATCCTGGAAGCCAACGAGGCCGACCTGGCCGCCGCGCGCGAGGCGGGCACAGCGGACGCGATGCTCGACCGGCTCGCGCTGAGTCCCACCCGGGTGGAGGGCATCGCCGACGGTCTGCGCCAGGTCGCGGGTCTCGCCGACCCGATCGGTGAGGTGCTGCGCGGGCGTACGTTGCCCAACGGTCTGCAGTTGCGTCAGCAGCGGGTCCCGCTCGGCGTGGTCGGGATCGTCTACGAAGGCCGCCCGAACGTCACCGTCGACGCGTTCGGCCTGACGCTGAAGTCGGGCAACGCCGTTCTGCTGCGCGGAAGTTCGTCGGCGGCACGGTCGAACGCCGCACTGGTCGACGCGCTGCGCGCGGCGCTGGCGACCGAGGACCTCGACGTCGATGCGGTGCAACTGCTGCCCAGCCACGACCGCGCCAGCGTCACCCACCTGATCCAGGCGCGCGGCCTGGTCGACGTGGTGATCCCGCGTGGCGGAGCCGGATTGATCGACGCGGTCGTGCGCGACGCACAGGTGCCGACGATCGAGACCGGGGTCGGCAATTGCCATGTCTACGTTCATTCCTCGGCCGATCTCGAGATGGCCGAGCGGATCCTGCTCAACGCCAAGACGCGCCGGCCCAGCGTGTGCAACGCCGCGGAGACGCTGCTCGTCGACGCCGCCGTCGCCGACATCGCGGTGCCCCGGCTGACCGGGGCGCTGCGCGACGCGGGCGTGACCGTGCATGCCGATCCGTCGGAGGACGAGTTGCGCGCCGAGTTCCTGTCGTTGGACATCGCGCTGGCGGTCGTCGGCGGGATCGACGCCGCGATCGCACACATCAACGAGTACGGCACCGGGCACACCGAGGCCATCGTCACCACGGATCTCGCTGCCGCACAACGCTTCACCGAGCGCGTGGATGCCGCGGCGGTGATGGTGAACGCCTCCACCGCGTTCACCGACGGCGAGCAGTTCGGGTTCGGGGCCGAGATCGGCATCTCCACCCAGAAGCTTCATGCCCGCGGACCCATGGGTCTGCCGGAGTTGACGTCGACCAAGTGGATCGTCTGGGGAGACGGCCAGATCCGGCCGGCCTGA
- a CDS encoding enoyl-CoA hydratase/isomerase family protein translates to MTTPPRPPDGDWLGTPYLRFTREGAFGVCTLDRPEARNAMTPAMYFGIKYAVKHVDGDPDLAGLLITGTGDVFAPGGDMGGGGADNWLTFGSALGMDALPFDTLRQSSKPVVAAVNGLCQGGGLQIALCADMAVVSDRATFRVPELYRGIADTYYSQMLARLIGPVRTRDLMFTGRTLSAAEALDWGMVARVVAHDELADTAREVLAQCCRTAPAARTLIKSSLDNYLGFYDRIGMQASLGAPESIEGFLAFKERRSPDWVHPQLRIDGRL, encoded by the coding sequence GTGACCACCCCACCCCGCCCACCGGACGGCGACTGGCTCGGCACCCCCTACCTGCGGTTCACCCGCGAGGGCGCCTTTGGGGTGTGCACGCTCGACCGCCCCGAGGCGCGCAACGCGATGACACCGGCGATGTACTTCGGCATCAAGTACGCGGTCAAGCACGTCGACGGCGACCCCGACCTGGCCGGTCTGCTGATCACCGGCACCGGCGACGTGTTCGCGCCCGGCGGCGACATGGGCGGCGGCGGCGCCGACAACTGGCTCACGTTCGGGTCCGCTCTGGGCATGGACGCGTTGCCGTTCGACACGCTGCGGCAGTCGTCGAAACCGGTCGTGGCGGCCGTGAACGGTCTCTGCCAGGGCGGCGGTCTGCAGATCGCGCTGTGCGCGGACATGGCGGTGGTCAGCGACCGCGCCACGTTCCGGGTGCCCGAGCTGTACCGCGGGATCGCCGACACGTACTACAGCCAGATGCTGGCGCGGCTGATCGGACCGGTCCGCACCCGCGACCTGATGTTCACCGGGCGCACGCTGTCGGCGGCGGAGGCGCTCGACTGGGGCATGGTGGCCCGAGTGGTCGCCCACGACGAGCTCGCGGACACCGCGCGCGAGGTTCTCGCCCAGTGCTGCCGGACCGCCCCTGCGGCCCGCACCCTCATCAAGTCCAGCCTCGACAACTACCTCGGTTTCTACGACCGCATCGGCATGCAGGCGAGTCTGGGCGCCCCCGAGTCGATCGAGGGATTCCTGGCGTTCAAGGAGCGCCGGTCCCCCGACTGGGTGCATCCGCAGCTGCGCATCGACGGACGGCTCTGA
- a CDS encoding ArsR/SmtB family transcription factor — MQTAIGGDALSRFGCALSDPTRAQILLILRNGPGYPSDLADRIGVSRQILSNHLACLRGCGLVTVSPEGRRSRYELADPRIARALDDLIGLVLAVDPACCAAADELACC; from the coding sequence ATGCAGACAGCGATCGGTGGCGACGCCCTCTCCCGCTTTGGCTGCGCCCTGTCCGACCCGACCCGCGCGCAGATCCTGCTGATCCTGCGGAACGGCCCCGGCTACCCGTCCGACCTCGCCGACCGCATCGGGGTGTCGCGGCAGATCCTGTCCAACCACCTGGCCTGCCTGCGTGGATGCGGGCTGGTGACCGTCAGCCCCGAAGGTCGGCGCAGCCGCTACGAACTCGCCGACCCGAGAATCGCCCGCGCCCTCGACGACCTCATCGGTCTCGTGCTGGCGGTCGACCCGGCCTGCTGTGCGGCCGCCGACGAACTGGCGTGCTGCTGA
- a CDS encoding cation transporter yields MPTASARRAVLTRRVRLLVAATITYNVLEAAVALGEGARVSSTALIGFGLDSVIEVSSAAAVAWQFSARDPETREKAALRFIAFSFFALAAYVSVDAVLALAGVRDPRPTVIGIVVAALSLVVMPALSLAQRRAGRELGSLSAVADSKQTLLCTYLSAVLLAGLVLNSTLGWSWADSVAALAIAVIAAREGVNAWRGDACCA; encoded by the coding sequence ATGCCGACCGCCTCGGCGCGCCGGGCCGTCCTCACGCGGCGCGTGCGACTGCTGGTCGCCGCGACGATCACCTACAACGTGCTCGAGGCGGCCGTGGCCCTGGGTGAAGGCGCGCGGGTATCGTCCACGGCGCTGATCGGTTTCGGGCTCGATTCGGTGATCGAGGTGTCGTCCGCGGCCGCAGTCGCCTGGCAGTTCTCGGCCCGCGACCCCGAGACGCGGGAGAAGGCCGCCCTGCGATTCATCGCCTTCTCGTTCTTCGCCCTCGCCGCCTACGTCAGCGTCGACGCGGTGCTGGCCCTTGCAGGGGTGCGCGATCCCCGACCGACGGTGATCGGGATCGTCGTCGCGGCGCTCAGTCTCGTCGTGATGCCTGCACTGTCGCTGGCGCAGCGCCGCGCGGGCCGCGAGCTGGGATCGCTGTCGGCAGTGGCGGATTCGAAGCAGACGCTCCTGTGCACCTATCTCTCGGCGGTGCTGCTCGCCGGCCTGGTGCTCAACAGCACTCTTGGCTGGTCGTGGGCGGACTCGGTTGCCGCGCTTGCCATCGCGGTGATCGCTGCACGCGAAGGCGTCAACGCGTGGCGCGGGGACGCGTGCTGCGCATGA